The following coding sequences are from one Arcobacter nitrofigilis DSM 7299 window:
- a CDS encoding bacteriohemerythrin: protein MNTIKEFNKSTHVLNHDQIDTLHKEFLDIYANANINSLESIIQISKELLIHSEKHFQEEETLMEKYNYPTIKEHKDEHYKALAEMEYFIKNSHSTFGKKMLKSYFIEKLPQWFDFHLANMDSDLVCHLNKFEH, encoded by the coding sequence ATGAATACAATAAAAGAATTTAATAAAAGTACACATGTACTTAATCATGACCAAATAGATACATTACATAAAGAGTTCTTAGATATATATGCAAATGCAAATATAAACTCTTTAGAAAGTATTATACAAATATCAAAAGAATTACTAATTCATAGTGAAAAACACTTCCAAGAAGAAGAAACTCTTATGGAAAAATATAATTATCCAACTATAAAAGAGCATAAAGATGAACACTACAAAGCCTTAGCAGAGATGGAATATTTTATAAAAAATTCTCACTCAACATTTGGTAAAAAGATGTTGAAATCATATTTTATAGAAAAATTACCCCAATGGTTTGATTTTCATTTAGCAAATATGGATAGTGATTTAGTTTGCCACTTAAATAAATTTGAGCACTAA
- a CDS encoding AbrB family transcriptional regulator — MNIDRDSFINASKELLKIVLTLCIGVLGSILFIYLNLPIPWLLGAICATSFAVRYDTLPLKSPKIFSSPARVIIGVTIGSAFSPEIFNYLNVYFFSLLLVIPFTIITILLGMFYYYKILHFEKKTAFFCSIPGGLIELVILGEQIKADTRKITLVQSSRLLFIVLSLPFIVHYIFNVDVSGNQVITETLSQIDLKQLFYLVCIGTIGAIIGKKLNLFAAFLMGPMFLSIFAFSIGFVDSRPPDELLKLVQVIFGTIIGFTFKGIKLDIVIKTLLSTFGHFIILACITTTFTLIVSYFFDFPILSILLAFAPGGQADINLIAIIVGANVPYIAVHHIVRLFLVMNLSNIFAKRLE; from the coding sequence ATGAATATAGATAGAGATTCTTTTATAAATGCAAGCAAAGAGTTATTAAAAATAGTATTAACACTTTGTATTGGTGTATTGGGATCTATTCTTTTTATATATTTAAATTTACCTATTCCTTGGCTTTTAGGGGCTATTTGTGCCACTTCTTTTGCCGTAAGATATGATACTCTTCCCCTAAAAAGTCCAAAAATATTTTCTAGCCCTGCAAGAGTAATAATTGGGGTAACCATTGGAAGTGCTTTTAGCCCTGAGATTTTCAACTATTTAAATGTCTATTTTTTCTCTTTACTGCTTGTTATTCCTTTTACAATTATCACCATTTTATTGGGAATGTTTTATTATTATAAAATATTACATTTTGAGAAAAAGACTGCCTTCTTCTGCTCTATTCCTGGGGGTTTGATTGAACTTGTTATTTTAGGAGAACAAATAAAAGCTGATACAAGAAAAATCACACTTGTACAATCTTCTAGACTTTTATTTATAGTTTTAAGCTTACCTTTTATCGTTCATTATATTTTTAATGTAGATGTAAGTGGTAACCAAGTAATTACCGAAACCTTAAGTCAAATTGATTTAAAACAGCTTTTTTATCTTGTCTGTATAGGAACAATTGGTGCAATTATTGGAAAAAAACTAAACCTTTTTGCTGCTTTTTTAATGGGTCCAATGTTTTTAAGTATTTTTGCTTTTAGTATTGGTTTTGTTGATTCAAGACCACCTGATGAATTGTTAAAACTTGTGCAAGTAATTTTTGGAACAATCATTGGATTTACCTTTAAAGGTATAAAGTTAGATATAGTTATTAAAACTCTACTTTCTACCTTTGGGCATTTTATAATCCTAGCTTGTATAACAACAACTTTTACTTTAATAGTTAGTTACTTTTTTGACTTTCCAATTTTGTCTATTTTATTGGCATTTGCTCCAGGTGGACAAGCAGATATAAACTTAATAGCTATTATTGTAGGAGCAAATGTTCCATATATTGCTGTTCACCATATAGTTAGGCTCTTTTTAGTGATGAATCTATCTAATATATTTGCAAAAAGGTTAGAATAA
- a CDS encoding response regulator transcription factor: MDDFKKYTILYIEDDEGVRTINSRFLNRMFNELYEAKDGEEGYELYKKYHPDIILTDIKMPKLDGISLAKKIRQKDTTTKIIISTAFSEKSYLLDAIELNLEKYIIKPLTSRNLLPALSKAVEALEKEKDFKITLGDEFYFDNNTSLFYNKGQVINLTKKELLFLKLLVLNKNRVVSYEEIEQNVWDGEYMSLNSLRTSLGFLRKKIPFNCIKNISNMGYKLNLEK; this comes from the coding sequence ATGGATGATTTTAAAAAATATACTATTTTATATATTGAGGATGACGAAGGGGTAAGAACTATCAATTCTCGATTTTTAAATCGTATGTTCAATGAACTATACGAAGCAAAAGATGGAGAAGAAGGTTACGAGCTTTATAAAAAATATCATCCAGATATTATTCTAACAGATATAAAGATGCCAAAACTTGATGGAATATCTTTAGCAAAAAAAATAAGACAAAAAGACACAACTACAAAAATCATAATCTCAACAGCATTTAGTGAAAAAAGTTATCTATTGGATGCCATTGAATTAAACCTAGAAAAATATATCATCAAACCCCTTACAAGTAGAAACCTTCTTCCAGCCCTTTCAAAAGCAGTAGAAGCCTTAGAAAAAGAGAAAGATTTTAAAATAACCTTGGGTGATGAATTTTATTTTGACAACAATACTTCTTTATTTTATAATAAAGGTCAAGTAATTAATCTCACAAAAAAAGAGTTATTGTTTTTGAAACTTCTAGTGTTAAACAAAAACAGAGTAGTCTCTTATGAAGAGATTGAACAAAATGTCTGGGATGGAGAATATATGAGTTTGAATTCTTTACGAACTTCCCTTGGTTTTTTACGAAAAAAGATTCCATTTAATTGTATTAAAAATATTTCAAATATGGGGTACAAACTAAATCTTGAAAAATAA
- a CDS encoding carbonic anhydrase → MNPINNLIRGNKLFRKYHFEDFKDDLHELINNGQKPEVLFISCCDSRITTDFMIGSKPGDLFTLRNIGNFVPPYSADGDFHGNASAIEYAVSVLKVSNIIVCGHSHCGACQSLYEDIPNTDDYINIRKWLELGKEAKDMTLENKHLYKNKQDLYKATEKNSIICQLKNLLTYPAIKRKVLTKEITIHGWYYNLIDGSIEFYDQENKKYKDINEYR, encoded by the coding sequence ATGAATCCAATAAATAACTTAATACGAGGTAATAAATTATTTCGTAAATATCACTTTGAAGATTTTAAAGATGACCTACATGAGCTAATAAATAACGGTCAGAAACCTGAAGTTTTATTTATAAGTTGTTGCGATAGTAGAATAACAACTGATTTTATGATAGGAAGTAAACCAGGTGATTTATTTACCCTTAGAAATATAGGCAATTTTGTACCTCCATATAGTGCAGATGGTGATTTTCACGGTAATGCCTCTGCTATAGAATATGCAGTTTCAGTCTTAAAAGTATCAAATATAATTGTTTGTGGACATTCACATTGTGGAGCATGCCAAAGTCTGTATGAAGATATTCCTAATACAGATGATTATATAAATATAAGAAAATGGCTAGAACTTGGTAAAGAAGCAAAGGATATGACCTTAGAAAATAAACATCTTTATAAAAATAAACAAGATTTATATAAAGCAACAGAAAAAAACTCTATAATATGTCAACTAAAAAACCTACTAACATACCCTGCAATAAAAAGAAAAGTTCTTACAAAAGAGATTACTATTCATGGCTGGTATTATAATTTAATAGATGGATCAATAGAATTTTATGACCAAGAAAATAAAAAGTATAAGGATATAAATGAATATAGATAG
- a CDS encoding cache domain-containing protein: MKNNYNQTVEQGIKKTTLLSSTIIILIVATIIGIVLIKTEYSNFRTHIKSFKNTLIEREMFYVKTSVQNLKNDIDFESLSIINSKKQRIKNQSIIAYNLAYSLYKSSKNLSKEEQIDLIEKSLKEIAQEKNDINYFILNTKGTLLLNTDYPKNEGINFLDFEDLDGVKFINKMINANPNTQNFLDYNWYRPNKRITYSRHLKELGLIIGSASNLESNHVELTDKLLKKITLQGFNNDEFIFIYKINSLTDIMHKSKLLIQKNIITSNKELEAIKELLIKTNYKANEATYYDYNQKLFYATYIKEYRYFIAVGVNLSNINQIVKKETKISLDNLYKNIIKLIIIIIVMTIVFFFFSLLFTRKIEELFNQYRKRVKQNEEKYALLFNYSNDGFIISEIINNSTRILSLNSTALKTIGYESSEILYKDFFNLFDQLSLEEIKQSKSLVKTVKLFTKDKQTRTIELNAIIYSYENQNLLFASLRDITERTLLKEEKIKQQNILIQKSKMAAMGEMIGNIAHQWRQPLSQVSGLFFDIESAYDYKELDKKYLQNRVDEANDLLEYMSKTIDDFRNFFNPNSKKELFYLNEAIDNALKIVKSTLTFHHIELIINIEEDYKIDGYKNEYSQAIMNILSNAKDILLEKNIQNPQIKIYAQKNEKLCLHIEDNAGGIDDTIINKIFDPYFTTKYDYGTGIGLYMTKMIIEEKMNGTISVKNSHHGAIFSIEI; this comes from the coding sequence TTGAAAAATAACTACAATCAAACAGTAGAACAAGGAATAAAAAAAACTACTTTACTTAGTTCTACAATTATTATTTTAATAGTAGCAACTATCATTGGTATAGTTCTTATAAAAACTGAATATAGTAATTTTAGGACTCATATAAAAAGTTTCAAAAATACACTAATAGAAAGGGAGATGTTTTATGTTAAAACATCAGTTCAAAATCTTAAAAATGACATAGATTTTGAATCTCTTTCGATAATAAATAGTAAAAAACAAAGAATAAAAAACCAATCAATCATTGCATATAATCTAGCCTATTCTTTGTATAAATCTTCAAAAAATCTCTCAAAAGAAGAACAAATAGATTTAATAGAAAAATCACTAAAAGAGATCGCCCAAGAAAAAAATGATATTAATTACTTTATTTTAAATACAAAAGGAACTCTACTCTTAAATACTGATTATCCTAAAAATGAAGGAATAAATTTCCTTGATTTTGAAGATTTGGATGGGGTAAAGTTTATAAATAAAATGATAAATGCAAATCCCAATACTCAAAACTTCTTAGACTATAATTGGTACAGACCAAACAAAAGAATCACTTATTCAAGACATCTAAAAGAATTGGGGCTAATAATAGGTTCTGCAAGTAATTTAGAGAGTAATCATGTGGAACTAACAGATAAACTTCTAAAAAAAATCACCTTGCAAGGTTTCAATAATGATGAGTTTATTTTTATTTATAAAATAAATAGTTTAACTGATATTATGCATAAAAGTAAACTTCTAATACAAAAAAACATAATAACTTCAAATAAAGAGCTTGAAGCAATAAAAGAACTTCTTATAAAAACAAATTATAAGGCAAATGAAGCAACTTATTATGACTATAACCAAAAGCTTTTTTATGCTACATATATCAAAGAGTATAGGTATTTTATAGCAGTTGGAGTAAATCTATCAAATATCAATCAAATAGTAAAAAAAGAGACTAAAATATCTCTGGATAACCTTTACAAAAACATAATAAAACTAATCATCATCATTATAGTTATGACTATAGTTTTTTTCTTTTTTTCCTTACTTTTTACAAGAAAGATAGAAGAGCTTTTTAATCAATATAGAAAAAGAGTTAAACAAAATGAAGAGAAATATGCCTTACTTTTTAACTATAGTAATGATGGTTTTATAATCTCTGAAATAATCAATAATAGTACTCGTATTTTAAGTCTAAATAGTACTGCCCTTAAAACTATAGGTTATGAGTCAAGTGAAATATTATATAAAGACTTTTTTAACTTATTTGATCAATTGAGTTTAGAAGAGATTAAACAATCAAAATCTTTAGTTAAAACAGTAAAATTATTTACAAAAGATAAACAAACAAGAACTATAGAACTAAATGCAATTATCTATTCATATGAAAACCAAAATTTACTATTTGCTTCTTTGAGGGATATTACAGAGCGAACACTTCTAAAAGAAGAAAAAATCAAACAGCAAAATATATTAATCCAAAAATCAAAAATGGCAGCAATGGGTGAAATGATAGGTAATATTGCCCACCAATGGAGACAACCTTTATCTCAAGTTTCAGGATTATTTTTTGATATTGAATCTGCTTATGATTATAAAGAATTAGATAAAAAATATCTTCAAAATAGAGTTGATGAAGCGAATGATTTACTTGAATATATGTCAAAAACAATTGATGATTTTAGAAATTTTTTTAATCCAAATTCAAAAAAAGAACTCTTTTATTTAAATGAAGCAATAGATAATGCACTAAAAATAGTAAAATCCACTCTTACCTTTCACCATATAGAACTTATTATTAATATCGAAGAAGATTATAAAATTGATGGTTATAAAAATGAGTATTCTCAAGCAATTATGAACATATTATCAAATGCAAAAGATATTTTATTGGAAAAGAATATCCAAAATCCACAAATAAAAATTTATGCTCAAAAAAATGAAAAGTTATGCTTACATATTGAAGATAATGCAGGTGGAATCGATGATACTATTATAAATAAAATTTTTGACCCTTACTTCACTACAAAATATGACTATGGTACAGGTATTGGATTATATATGACAAAAATGATTATTGAAGAAAAAATGAATGGAACAATAAGTGTTAAGAATTCACACCATGGTGCAATATTTTCCATTGAAATCTAA
- a CDS encoding tripartite tricarboxylate transporter TctB family protein, with the protein MTKNTIGSIFFLAFSSFYFYSVFSIKKMPMAQFEVMTASTFPYYIGLTGIIISVILLVLSLLEKNKENLSLTYLRSLDLKTTTFFILLMIFYGFTIRPLGFIFSTMIFLAIGFFILKERNIKRIFLISVGVSVGFYVLLNNVLGVYIDAGDFINNLLGVN; encoded by the coding sequence ATGACAAAAAATACAATAGGCTCAATATTTTTTTTAGCTTTTTCAAGTTTCTATTTTTATTCTGTATTTAGTATAAAAAAGATGCCAATGGCGCAGTTTGAAGTTATGACTGCTTCTACATTTCCTTATTATATTGGATTAACAGGAATTATTATATCAGTGATATTATTGGTTTTATCACTATTAGAAAAAAACAAAGAAAACCTATCTTTGACTTATCTAAGAAGTCTAGATTTAAAAACTACTACGTTTTTTATTTTGTTAATGATTTTTTATGGTTTTACAATAAGACCTTTAGGTTTTATCTTTTCTACAATGATATTTTTAGCAATAGGATTTTTTATTTTAAAAGAGAGAAATATAAAAAGAATATTTTTAATTTCAGTTGGGGTATCTGTAGGATTTTATGTATTACTAAACAATGTTTTAGGTGTATATATAGATGCAGGCGACTTTATCAATAATTTATTAGGAGTTAACTAA
- a CDS encoding ATP-binding protein: MITPAIGTQELYKQLQTLIDTDIPVFIHGSPGIGKSYIVNDIAKQNDLEIIDVRLSQLDAIDLRGIPTISNEQTKWMPPIFLPSDENSKGILFLDELNSAPLSVQAAIYQLVLDRKIGEYSMPKGWRIVCAGNKIDDKGIVFKLPSPLINRMVHIVLEAKYEDFKIWAIKNEIHPFIIGFLGFRPDLLSTEVPSSSETNPAFCTPRAWSMLSNIVKSISDIKTINPIIYGSVGYGAGIEFISFVKVYKTLPDIDAILKGESDIVPNEPSALYALCAAIIEKYKETTQAVNLFEYCNKLPVEFNVMLIKDLIIKDEDIAELEAFDSWMEQYGQYII; the protein is encoded by the coding sequence ATGATAACTCCAGCTATTGGTACCCAAGAATTATATAAACAACTACAAACCTTAATTGATACAGATATTCCTGTCTTCATACATGGAAGTCCAGGAATTGGTAAGTCCTATATTGTAAATGATATAGCTAAACAAAACGATTTAGAAATCATTGATGTGCGTTTATCCCAACTTGATGCCATAGATTTAAGAGGAATTCCCACTATCTCAAATGAGCAAACAAAATGGATGCCACCAATATTTTTACCCTCAGATGAAAACTCCAAAGGAATACTTTTTTTAGATGAGTTAAACTCTGCCCCACTCTCTGTTCAAGCTGCTATTTATCAACTAGTTCTTGATAGAAAAATAGGCGAATATTCTATGCCAAAAGGCTGGAGAATAGTTTGTGCAGGAAATAAAATAGATGATAAAGGTATCGTTTTTAAACTCCCTAGTCCTTTGATAAATAGAATGGTTCATATTGTTCTTGAAGCTAAATATGAGGATTTTAAAATCTGGGCTATTAAAAATGAGATTCATCCTTTTATCATAGGTTTTTTAGGATTTAGACCTGATTTATTAAGTACTGAAGTTCCAAGTTCTAGTGAAACTAACCCAGCTTTTTGTACACCAAGAGCTTGGAGTATGTTATCAAATATTGTAAAATCAATTTCGGATATAAAAACAATCAATCCAATTATTTATGGAAGTGTTGGTTATGGAGCAGGTATTGAGTTTATCTCTTTTGTAAAGGTTTATAAAACCTTGCCTGATATTGATGCTATTTTAAAAGGAGAATCTGATATTGTGCCAAATGAGCCAAGTGCATTATATGCCTTATGTGCAGCTATTATTGAAAAGTACAAAGAGACAACTCAAGCTGTAAATCTTTTTGAGTATTGTAACAAACTACCAGTTGAGTTTAATGTAATGCTAATAAAAGATTTAATCATCAAAGATGAAGATATAGCTGAACTTGAAGCCTTTGATTCATGGATGGAGCAGTATGGACAATACATCATATGA
- the sfsA gene encoding DNA/RNA nuclease SfsA, whose amino-acid sequence MRFDKLYKGKLVKRYKRFLADIILDSGEEITAHVPNSGAMTSCIEENCPVWVTFHDNPKRKLKYTLELTKMQDILICTNTGVANKIAIEAIKNGIIKELQGYNSLTPEQKYGVNSRIDILLENKDEKCYVEVKSVSLKINDFLAFPDAVTTRGKKHLDELVSMVKEGHRAVMLYVIQRTDNLPFTIAKEIDPKYNEALKEAMNSGVEVLVYQSDINLEEINLKTKSSLQM is encoded by the coding sequence ATGAGATTTGATAAACTTTATAAAGGTAAGTTAGTAAAAAGATATAAAAGATTTTTGGCTGATATTATTTTAGATAGTGGAGAAGAAATAACTGCTCATGTACCAAATAGTGGCGCGATGACTTCTTGTATAGAAGAGAACTGTCCTGTATGGGTAACTTTTCACGATAATCCAAAAAGAAAATTAAAGTATACCTTGGAACTCACAAAGATGCAAGATATTTTGATTTGTACAAATACAGGTGTTGCAAATAAGATTGCTATAGAAGCTATAAAAAATGGTATTATCAAAGAGTTACAAGGATATAATTCTCTTACTCCTGAACAAAAATATGGAGTAAACTCTAGAATTGATATTTTATTAGAAAATAAAGATGAAAAGTGTTATGTGGAAGTAAAAAGTGTAAGTTTAAAGATTAATGATTTTTTAGCTTTCCCAGATGCTGTAACAACAAGAGGGAAAAAACATCTAGATGAATTGGTTTCTATGGTAAAAGAAGGACATAGAGCTGTAATGTTGTATGTTATTCAAAGAACTGATAACTTACCATTTACAATTGCAAAAGAGATTGACCCAAAATATAATGAAGCATTAAAAGAGGCTATGAATAGTGGTGTTGAGGTTTTAGTTTATCAATCAGATATTAACCTTGAAGAGATAAATCTAAAAACAAAGTCAAGTTTACAAATGTAA
- a CDS encoding tripartite tricarboxylate transporter permease, with the protein MLDGILQGAGTALSAYNILMVAIGCFAGTFIGMLPGLGPISAIALMIPITYGMDPSSGLILIAGVYYGAIFGGSTSSILINAPGVAGTVASSFDGYPMAKNGHAGKALAIAAYSSFSGGTIAAIFLLFAAPALASVSLSFQSSDYFALMVLGLTAVAAFAGKGKFLKAAIMTVFGLMLATVGSDSDSGIARFTFGRLDLIDGISFLLLAMAAFALSEALMNVLESHQTTKEEEEELKKDIGSLRLTREEVKEMIPTIGRSSVLGFFVGVLPGAGATIASFLAYGMERSIASVKEKLNFGKGSIKGLAAPESANNAACSGSFVPLLTLGIPGSGTTAIILGALISYGIQPGPTMYVDNPELFWSVIISMYIGNLVLLVLNLPLIPYIAKLLTLPKQLLLPLIIFFSLVGVYLVTFNNFDIYMMTIFAVVALFLRIVDFPMAPMILGFILGGMMENNLRRALTISDGSLSFLWERPITLSILIITVILLLVPLFGEFSAKIRKKKEN; encoded by the coding sequence ATGTTAGATGGTATATTACAAGGAGCAGGAACAGCTCTTAGCGCTTACAATATCCTAATGGTAGCAATTGGATGTTTTGCTGGTACTTTTATTGGTATGCTTCCAGGATTGGGACCAATCTCTGCAATTGCCTTGATGATTCCTATTACTTATGGAATGGATCCTTCTTCTGGACTTATTTTGATTGCAGGTGTTTATTATGGTGCTATATTTGGAGGTTCTACTTCATCTATTTTGATTAATGCTCCAGGAGTTGCAGGAACAGTTGCTTCATCATTTGACGGTTACCCAATGGCAAAAAATGGACATGCAGGAAAAGCCTTAGCAATCGCTGCATATTCTTCATTTTCTGGTGGAACAATTGCAGCTATATTCTTACTTTTTGCAGCACCTGCTTTAGCATCTGTTAGTTTGAGTTTCCAATCATCTGATTATTTTGCCTTGATGGTATTAGGTCTTACAGCAGTTGCAGCCTTTGCGGGGAAAGGTAAGTTTCTAAAAGCTGCTATTATGACTGTCTTTGGTCTTATGTTAGCAACTGTTGGAAGTGATTCTGATTCTGGTATTGCTAGATTTACTTTTGGAAGATTAGATTTGATTGATGGAATCTCATTTTTACTTTTAGCAATGGCTGCCTTTGCTTTATCTGAAGCTTTGATGAATGTTTTAGAAAGTCATCAAACAACAAAAGAGGAAGAGGAAGAACTTAAAAAAGATATTGGAAGTCTAAGACTTACACGTGAAGAAGTAAAAGAGATGATTCCAACTATTGGTAGATCTTCTGTGCTTGGATTCTTTGTTGGAGTTCTTCCAGGAGCTGGTGCAACAATTGCTTCATTTTTAGCTTATGGAATGGAGAGATCAATTGCAAGTGTGAAAGAAAAACTAAACTTTGGAAAAGGTAGTATTAAAGGACTTGCAGCTCCTGAAAGTGCTAACAATGCAGCTTGTTCTGGTTCTTTTGTACCTTTACTTACTTTAGGTATTCCAGGGTCTGGAACTACTGCTATTATTTTAGGTGCTTTAATTTCCTATGGAATTCAACCAGGACCTACTATGTATGTGGATAATCCAGAATTATTTTGGTCAGTTATTATTTCTATGTATATTGGTAACCTTGTTCTTTTGGTTTTAAATTTACCTTTGATTCCATATATTGCGAAATTGTTAACATTGCCTAAACAGTTATTGTTGCCATTGATTATATTTTTCTCTCTTGTTGGGGTTTATTTGGTTACATTTAATAACTTTGATATTTATATGATGACAATATTTGCAGTTGTTGCACTGTTTTTAAGAATCGTTGATTTTCCAATGGCACCTATGATTTTAGGTTTTATTTTAGGTGGAATGATGGAAAACAACTTAAGAAGAGCATTGACTATTAGTGATGGTTCTTTATCATTTTTATGGGAAAGACCTATTACTTTATCAATACTAATCATCACAGTAATTTTATTGTTAGTTCCTTTATTTGGGGAATTTTCAGCTAAAATTAGAAAGAAAAAAGAGAATTAA
- a CDS encoding vWA domain-containing protein, producing the protein MDNTSYDEIFQKIRINFLFNHPFLSVLALSIPTIYAQNKFSAFQTNGMHISVDLEKLSLYSAQEITYLYAHTLLHIVLKHPYRQKTREKKLWNQACDLVVNLIMSKFSNIGEMPKDEILDLDLENKCVEEVYEILYKEQEEDSESSTKEKKEDEEIKTKANEKGKLKSYIYDESKLDIEEVNDDKTNQGDREKLDGIIIQALSIAKKSSKEYIGLQVEIDTLIKPEISLQDSLKEYLIASLFEKTSTYNRPNRRFIHSGLYLPGNKKSDELIEVYIALDSSSSVSLDEYKKFLGVVKDVCDGFYEYKVVVLPFDLKVKEEHIIKFDSFNPLNQEELFIPKSDGGTDFDEVLRYLKKSSEIRSENLLMVLSDGEFDINESLVSNTIFIISDRKNLKRFESYGRVIQFNL; encoded by the coding sequence ATGGACAATACATCATATGATGAGATTTTTCAAAAAATTCGAATAAACTTTTTATTCAATCATCCTTTTTTATCAGTACTTGCCCTTTCTATTCCTACAATCTATGCTCAAAATAAATTTAGTGCTTTTCAAACAAATGGCATGCATATAAGTGTGGATTTAGAAAAACTCTCACTTTATAGTGCCCAAGAGATAACCTATCTTTATGCTCACACTCTTTTACATATAGTACTTAAACACCCTTACAGACAAAAAACAAGAGAAAAAAAACTTTGGAATCAAGCATGTGATTTAGTTGTCAATCTTATTATGTCAAAATTTTCCAATATAGGAGAAATGCCAAAAGATGAGATTCTTGACCTTGATTTAGAAAACAAGTGTGTGGAAGAGGTTTATGAGATTTTATATAAAGAGCAAGAAGAAGATAGTGAATCATCAACAAAAGAAAAAAAAGAAGATGAAGAGATAAAAACAAAAGCAAATGAAAAAGGTAAGTTAAAATCATATATTTATGACGAATCTAAACTTGATATTGAAGAAGTCAATGATGATAAAACAAATCAAGGTGATAGAGAAAAACTTGATGGTATCATCATACAAGCTTTGTCTATTGCTAAAAAATCTTCTAAAGAATATATTGGTTTACAAGTTGAGATTGACACCTTAATAAAACCAGAAATTTCCCTACAAGATAGTCTAAAAGAGTATCTAATTGCTTCACTTTTTGAAAAAACAAGCACTTACAATAGACCAAATAGAAGATTTATCCATAGTGGTTTATATCTTCCTGGGAATAAAAAAAGTGATGAACTAATAGAAGTATATATTGCCCTTGATAGCTCTTCAAGTGTTAGTTTAGATGAATATAAAAAGTTTTTAGGTGTAGTAAAAGATGTATGTGATGGCTTTTATGAATATAAAGTAGTTGTCTTACCCTTTGATTTAAAAGTAAAAGAGGAACATATCATAAAATTTGATAGCTTTAATCCTCTAAATCAAGAAGAACTTTTTATTCCTAAAAGTGATGGCGGAACTGATTTTGATGAAGTTTTAAGGTATCTAAAAAAATCAAGTGAAATAAGAAGTGAAAACCTACTTATGGTACTAAGTGATGGGGAGTTTGACATAAATGAGTCTTTAGTTAGTAATACTATATTTATAATCAGTGATAGAAAAAATCTAAAAAGGTTTGAAAGTTATGGAAGAGTTATTCAATTTAACCTATAA